The DNA sequence taaaataggttttaaattacattacagtctttttacttttaaatttcacGATAACTTATCAGTGCTTTccatttctttgtaaatgtaaaaatgtagtattttcATCTACTATTGTCTTTTTTAGCACTGCTATTTTCCAGAGCTTTTGTGTAAAGAAATACAACAGTATGAGCACCGCAGGGTGGCATATTATATAGcgtatttaaaattaaaccggaagctttgtatttttatttagtttatagatGCATTTGGGCCCTCGTACACgcattctaaaataaattaataatcttttaaaataaaaacactacattttAGTTATACAAATATACTACTTACTAAGTACACATTTTCACATATCAACTAAAAAAAGGTGTAGACTGGTGCCAAAGATTATTTGACCTTACTTTTATAACGTTTCACTTCCACTCCTAAATTTCAAAACGCACATTTCTCATGTCCGTCTAAATGACACGGGCTGCATCTGATAAGCTAACTTACACTTTCATTTTACCCCCGCAATGCCCTTTTTTGTCCCCCCGTCCACATTTTCTGTACATTTCTACATCTCTCATCAGCAGCCGCCAATAGCCTTGCCGCGAGCGCAGTGACGTCACGGCGGCCCGCTGCTCCTTAGAATAAAAAGAAGCGGGGAAGAGGACCCCGAGCAGCGCTGCAAAATGTTAGATTCCCTCGCTTTGCTTTTGGAGAAAACCTTTCTTCTCGCGCATTTCAACTTTTTCAGCCCGGCCCCGTCCAAGCAGGAACGATGCGCAAAGCGCCGCGAGGACGGCGCTTGCTTCCAGCGCGGGGATCTGCTGGAGGTTCCGCGCACTTTGTTCACTCACTTTGGCATTTACCTCGGCGACGACAGAGTCGCGCACCTTATGCCCGACATACTGCCGGTTCTGACGAGCAACGCCTCTCAGATCCAGAAGGTTGTGACGAACAAGAGGTTGCTGCTCGGCGTGATCTACAAGTACGCCTCGGTGCGGGTGGACACGGTGGAGGATTTTGCCTACGGATCTCCGGTTCTGCTCAACACAATGGATACTGCCCTGAGGAGACAGCCGCTGGCCGCCGAGGAGGTCGCCAGGAGAGCTGAAAAACTTATCGGTCAGATTCCTACAGTCTTTTGTGGAATAACTGCGAACATTTTGTCACGTACTGCCGCTACGGGACAGCGGTCAGCGTGCAGACGGAGCAGGTAAACGCGCTTGGCTTCCATCGGCACGTTTTTCCTCGCGATTAGTGCCTGCTCCGGATCGGTTAATGATTAAACGAGTCTAAAGTATTGGGTTTCTGCTGTGGATGTTACGCGCGGATATACGCGAGCGAGGCGCGTTTGTAAGATGCGGTTTATTTGTCCGTACGTGGTAAGTTTAGCCAGATTGatttatcaaaacaaatgaCGTGTGCACAGGAACGgttaggaggaaaaaaaacaaaaaaaaaacttttttaattagtttccGCACAAACTTAATTTAAAGCTTAAACGGATGAATATGCAGTCTGACCTTACATTAATTTATGAAGATTATATGCTATGCATATAGCTTAAATAAgtatgttaaaaaaagcataagagGCAAATAAAGATTTGTTCTTAGAAATGTACtcttataaattaattaataataatatatatactttaaaaatgtcgAAAATATTGTTGTTGTCGTTGGTATCtggtttcatatttttttttattaattattacacttgacctaaacaaaaaatgtatgtaaatgtaaaaaatttttttcttttctatttttaattaaaattttgtataACTTCAGCAGTACCGAGGGAGTCTTCTCTTTGGGTTTCTAGTCACATGACAACAAAATGGCTTCCTGCATTTTGTTTTCGCCATCCCGAGTTTAATTTAGCCGAACACACGTTTctaatattatacatacattacatatgtgctttacaaacaaaatgtacaaatgaatTCCTAAATGacctaaatttaaaaaaaaaaaaaaaagtttatttttgtacGAATAGATTAAAGTGCCACTAAAAAAAGTATTAGGCTACTGAAAGTTAGTACTGAAATCTCCCGAAGATGCTCCCTATGAAGTGCCAAACTGGCGTTTAGTGCTGGGTGTTCCCCTTTCCACCTCTCTTTAATTTCCCACTCCCATCTGCAGCGACAAcgcatttttcacttttttttttaggctgaCCGTGAGCTTTTCGGAAAATCTGGGTCATTTTAGCGCAAAAAATGAACAACGGCTTCTTTCAGTGGCAAGTGGGTTTGGAAAGATACGCGCCCAGAAAAACATAGCAGTACCGTCTCAGATGCAGATGCGAATGACAGATGTCTCGgatggttttgtgtgtgtgtgtgtgtgtgtgtgtgtgtgtgtgttgaatctGAATCTCATCTATTCCATCTCTTTCCCTCAACAGTTCTGCGAAAATTTAAAATCGGTAATCCGGGACCAGAGGAGCGTTCTTCTGACCACTTTCATCGGAATGCTTTCCATGTTTTTTCTTGGAATAGCTCCGTCCACCGCACTTCCAACCTTTATCATTCCTTTCATCTTGTGGATGGCTGGATGACACTTCAACTCTGAACGCCTATAAACTATTtacctataaaaaaatatttttggcttTGTTATAGAATTGCTAACTTAAtccttttcattgttttttaccTTGATGTACcctattaacatttttactttgttgTAAATACTTGGTTTTTATGACACCCTTTTTCTGAAAACATGCTGTACAGTTTtagcaagtaaataaatatgttcaaatgGCGGAATGGCGTTTTATATGCTTTTGCATAATTCTAGCACAAATGCAGGCTAAAatagaattactttttttttttttttttttttttttttttttttctctcactgcACAAGGTTCAATGAAGAACCAGTAGAACTGGGGTAGGGGGGATTTTACGATTATGAAACGGTTCTTCAGAGtataagttttttattttatttaaaaaaaaataaaataaatatatataatttcttaagTAATGACCTCCCACCCAAgcctttcctttcttttgtaAGTCcacttaattactttttaaacaaaattaaaaatggatgcAAATATTCATactttgcaaaaatgttaaaaatgcaggcattctttaaaacttaaaagtacATACAACCACCTGAAGCTCAATTGAAAGTCAACCTGCCATACCAAAGAAGGCCACTGAGAGGTGCTAAAGGACTGCTTATGCTAATGTGGCCCTATTCAGAATCACTAAACGCAcgaaaatacaaatgaaaaatgaaaacgttCCGGATGTGTGAAGACGATCTGAAAGCGGCTCAACGTTATTAAAAAGTGGTCAGAACAAGCCATCGTGTCTGTTTTGGAGCGTCGGATGCCCGTATGTACATTACTGATCCTCACAAAGTTTGTGTATCACATGCTCAAGCAGCGTTCAGGTGTCTGGAGCTGCCGTTCGGTCCGTTCATTTCTCAAAGCACGGCGAGAAACGGCTTCCTAAGCTGCTCCGACAAATAGAATATCAACTAGACCACGCACAAGACtggttatttgttttaaaatgtaacataaaaatcataaaatttgtGAATTCGGTATAGGCctactttcattttaaaggttgagaaccactgttctatttttttaagtgtaaacaGTATGAACATAAATGagctttttagaaaatataaatgaatataaaaaaacttgacatctacatttgtgtttatgttgtcAGCTGTTTACCAAAGACAATGTTTACAGTTTACCTTATCATTTACAATGAACTTTTTTCAGCATCAACAGGCAAAAACtgttaattcatgtttgtttggTCAGGCATAAGGTTCATTTGTTTGCGAGAACGAGAATCTCAAGAATGAAAATCTTGAGCAGTTCTATAATTAGTTTTAGGGAATTATATATAGTCATTGCTGCAAGATTTGTTCATTATACAACCAGCATtgcctttcttttttacataaatagaaaatgttagGTAATTTAATCCACAAAGGGTGAGAAAGTCATTGTGTAACTATGAATTGCTTGTTTCATCCGGCATGTGATGTACTTATTATGgagtttttttctgaaaatagcTCTGGGTTTGTAATCCTCAAGCTCCTCCCCGGTCTGCCTCAAGTGGGATAAAACCTGCAGGTGCCAGACCATCTAGAAGCTCACCGCATCTCCAGGATGTTTCCTCTACAGTTCCTCTACAACTTCTTTTACATCGCTGTGGTCACAGACttggaagagaagaagaagaagaagaagaaagcggTCCATTACGACACCTCCATCTACAAAAGAGGAGATCTGCTGGAGGTCCCTCGAACGCTCTTTACGCATTTCGGAATCTATCTGGGGAACAACCGCGTGGCTCACCTCATTCCTGACATCCTGCCGGTCTTGACCACCGACGAGAAGGCCATCGAGAGGATGGTGACTAACAACCGGCTGATTCTGGGTGTGATAGCAAAACAGGCAAGTGTCCGGGTGGACTCCTTAGAGGACTTTGCGTACGGAGCAGAGATTCTGGTCAACCACATGGACAAGGTGTGCAGTCGGTCTCCGTACGAGGGCGACGAGGTGGCTCGGAGAGCCGAGAAGCTCTTGGGCTCCGTGGTCTACAGTCTGCTGTGGTACAACTGCGAGCATTACGTCATGTACTGCAGATACGGCACCAGCATGAGCTTTCAGACCTACCAGGTAAGATTTTTTAGCAGAGGAAGGGAGCAAAtctgcattcaaaatatatctataaagtcaaaaatatatcaaaaaagtCATCTGAAGCTCTTTGATGCTTATTAATCAATATTATCAAAAACGTTGATATTCTGTACTAAATTGCACTTTCCTAAGTTAGACAAAAATAGCTaagaatgcatgcatttgtcCATGTCAACATCAACGTTATCAAGGGGTTCATTAAGCGTCTGCTTATGACTGAGGATACTTTTTCAGCCATTGCATTGACTTTTTATCTTGACATTGGGACGAAAGTATATTAATTTGGATTGTAATGCTGGCCAGCTATTGTTGGTAAATTAGGTTAGGAATGTGAGGCAGTAGCACTAATTCCATTACAAATGGGATTacacgcaaaaaaaaacaggttaggAAATGTACTGCGATTGGGAAATAAACTGCTTCCGTATAAAGCTGGTTACAAGTGAACTGGAATGAATTAGTCCTGGAAAAATCGAATATATCTGTTTATATAGTACAgactcaatatatatatatatatatatatatatatatatatatatatatatacacatatatatatatatatatatatatatatatatatatatatatatatatatatatatatatatatatatatatatatatatatatatatatattaaatatatatatttgttaaaaccaCAGTTCACAAACAGGTCAAAGAAAGACATCTAGTATTTAAGTTAATATatgttaattaaacaatatttattagtccattttaatgtcactgtgtAATCATAAGAAAGAGGACAGACAGGGcatcaaatgtgtttaaatgatcTAATCGTGGACctttgtggtgttttattcatttataatttttattcagttgctCCAGTAGGTTTTGAGTAAGAATGTTAATCTGCAGATTCCAGAGAACAGGCTGTAATCTCTTTGAAACTCTTTCagtaaacacacgcacacacacaaacatctcgctttctttttttttcagtctaaaGAAAGACGTTGATATTCCAACAGCACGTATGATAAAACGGACCACTTTCCAGCTGTGGTCGAAAGATGACTTTGccacaaaaatctaaaatacagGCTCATCAAGGGAcagctattttgtttttgtgtccaaataatCTGTTTcccattaaattaaatgtaaccaTGAAAATCGTGAAATCTGGCGTAGACCTttgaaaaaatgtgcatttatacatttgggAAAATTCCACCAATTCAGCACCAAAGAAACTTTACAGTCACTCGGTgttaagagagaaaaagatctttataattttttagaaTGATTCTTAGATAGAATTCAAATGCACAATTCTTAacttttgtatttctttcttgttttctcttcAACAGTTCTGCAAAAGTCGCATGCAAGATTGTGTGCAGCAAAATGAGTTGTCTTTTAAGTTTTCTGTTATGTTTGTTCATCATGTTTTATATGGGGTCCGTGTCCATCTTTGGAATTTTACCCACGCTCATCATCCCCTTCACTATTTGGATGGCATCCTGAAATGGACATTTTTAGAATCCttctatagaaaaaaaaacaagcaaaaaaaacaaaagcattgttCATCAATGAGTTCAAATGAGTGGTTTTATTACACTGGGGCACCTATTAGACCattggattatatatatatatatatatatatatatatatatatatatatatatatatatatataaaaattctttTTAGGGGATAGGTTAAGAATGTGATTTTTACATTACTGTCATGTTAAGATAGGCTATATcagataatttattttcttactgTTTGTTGTGAAGCAAAATAATGCCATATCAGTATTAAAGAAAGtttctatttaatgtttttgtctgtttaaatTT is a window from the Puntigrus tetrazona isolate hp1 chromosome 1, ASM1883169v1, whole genome shotgun sequence genome containing:
- the LOC122351770 gene encoding LOW QUALITY PROTEIN: lecithin retinol acyltransferase-like (The sequence of the model RefSeq protein was modified relative to this genomic sequence to represent the inferred CDS: inserted 1 base in 1 codon), with amino-acid sequence MLDSLALLLEKTFLLAHFNFFSPAPSKQERCAKRREDGACFQRGDLLEVPRTLFTHFGIYLGDDRVAHLMPDILPVLTSNASQIQKVVTNKRLLLGVIYKYASVRVDTVEDFAYGSPVLLNTMDTALRRQPLAAEEVARRAEKLIGQXSYSLLWNNCEHFVTYCRYGTAVSVQTEQFCENLKSVIRDQRSVLLTTFIGMLSMFFLGIAPSTALPTFIIPFILWMAG